Within uncultured Methanoregula sp., the genomic segment TGGTCAACCCGATCGTCTTCTATCAGGAGCAGCGTCAGTTTCCGGTTGTTCCTTGAAGACGGGGTCATCGCGGTCATCCGGGTAATTCGCTCAGCGTCCAGTAGAGCCGTATTGTCCGCATAACATCCACGAACTGCTGGTAATCGACGGGTTTTATCATATAGCCGGAAACGCCCAGGTCAAAACTCTGGATCTTGTCCAGCTCCCCCCGCGAGGTGGTGAGAACAATTACGGGTATCCGTTTGAGATCATCCTCTTTTTTTATAATGGTGAGGAATTCATGCCCGTTCATCTTGGGCATGTTGAGATCGAGAAGGATGATAGCCGGTTTTTCATTTGCCGGGTTTTTTAAGTATTCCAGGGCCTCTTCCCCGTTCTCTACATGGGAGAGCGGGTTGGTGACCTTGAGATCCCGCAGGGCCCGCTTGACGGACATCATGTCAACAATGTCGTCCTCGACAAGGAGTATGGTCTTATCGTTCTTCATGGAGATTCTCCGTCCGTTGTGTGGGATATCGGCACGGTAAAGTAAAAAATACTTCCTTTTCCTGGTTCCGACTCGACCCAGATCCTGCCGCCATTTACTTCCACGATTCTCTTGACAATGGAGAGGCCAATACCGGTGCTCTCGACATGGTCCCGGGGCTGGAGTGTCTGGAAGATCTGGAAGATCTTCTCGAAATACCGCTCTTCGATCCCCGGGCCATTGTCCCGGACAGAGAATTTCCAGAAGGTTCCCTCCTGGATGCAGCTGATGTGGATCTCCCCGGCGGGCTTATCCATGTACTTGGCAGCGTTCCCGATAAGGTTCGAGAATACCTGCCGGATCCGGGTTTTCTCGTAGAGAACCGTCGGGAGCGGCGTGTCGATGGTGACCGCGATGTGGGGCGGCACGGAGAGGCTGTCGATCACTTCCGGGACCGCTGCATCGAGACTGACCAGGTCCCGCTGCTCCCGTACCCTGCCGACACGGGAATATTCCAGGATTCCTTCGATCAGGTTCTGCATCCGCTGGACGCGGTTGACGAGAAGATCCAGCTGGGTTTTACCATCGTCGTCGAATTTATCCTTGTAGTCGGAATACAGCCACTGCGAGAGGGACCCGATTGCCCGGAGCGGGGCCTTGAGATCATGGGAGACTATGTAGGCAAAATCCTTGAGCTCCGAATTGGCAGCCTCGAGTTCCCTGATCAGCTGGGCGTTCTGCTCCTCCATCTTCTTTCGTTCGCGGATATCGACAAAGGACTCGATAAGCATGTGCCGGGTCCCGAGCATTATGCTGTTCACGCTCTTGATGATCGGGATTTGCTGGCCATGGATATCGATGAGAATCCGTTCCGCATTGTCAACCGGCTGGTTGAGATCGGTAATCGGGCATTTGTTCACTTCAGCAGGGCAGACAAAAGTGTGGCATATCCTGCCGACCACATCCTCTCTTTTTGCGCCGATGATGGACAGGGCCTTGGGGTTGATGTCCGTGATGAGGTGAGTTTCCGCATCAATGATGAGAACCCCGGCCTGGATGGACTGCATGATCGTCTTGAGGTATTCCTCGTTCTCCCTGAGGACAATGTAGGCCCGTTCCTGCATGGCCGCAGTAAAAGCGGCAACCGATACGGCAATCACGAAGGTCGCGAGCAGGACAAGGATGAACAGGATCTTCAGGGTCATCAGGCGCGATGACAGCAACCCTGCATCGATATCGATACCGATAATACCGACCACTTCACCCCGGTGGTTATAGACCGGGGCATAGGATGAGAAGACCGTGCCCCATTCATCGGTAGTGAAACCGGGCTCTGCAACGGGCATATAAAATCCGTTCACGAGTGCGGGCGTGATATTGGTGTAGGTTTCACCGATAGGTGCCCCGGGTATTGCTGCAGCCGGGTTCCGGTAATCCGCATCAAC encodes:
- a CDS encoding response regulator, yielding MKNDKTILLVEDDIVDMMSVKRALRDLKVTNPLSHVENGEEALEYLKNPANEKPAIILLDLNMPKMNGHEFLTIIKKEDDLKRIPVIVLTTSRGELDKIQSFDLGVSGYMIKPVDYQQFVDVMRTIRLYWTLSELPG
- a CDS encoding ATP-binding protein, which translates into the protein MSETFWKNPAMKKIGLAVFLIILAATVFIFVAVFQQTQVLLMESTSNEGLSSVRTASGTMDGDMLASLQPGDENTPAYKGIYDQLNRIRNANPDIRYIYTMNRINGTVAFVVDADYRNPAAAIPGAPIGETYTNITPALVNGFYMPVAEPGFTTDEWGTVFSSYAPVYNHRGEVVGIIGIDIDAGLLSSRLMTLKILFILVLLATFVIAVSVAAFTAAMQERAYIVLRENEEYLKTIMQSIQAGVLIIDAETHLITDINPKALSIIGAKREDVVGRICHTFVCPAEVNKCPITDLNQPVDNAERILIDIHGQQIPIIKSVNSIMLGTRHMLIESFVDIRERKKMEEQNAQLIRELEAANSELKDFAYIVSHDLKAPLRAIGSLSQWLYSDYKDKFDDDGKTQLDLLVNRVQRMQNLIEGILEYSRVGRVREQRDLVSLDAAVPEVIDSLSVPPHIAVTIDTPLPTVLYEKTRIRQVFSNLIGNAAKYMDKPAGEIHISCIQEGTFWKFSVRDNGPGIEERYFEKIFQIFQTLQPRDHVESTGIGLSIVKRIVEVNGGRIWVESEPGKGSIFYFTVPISHTTDGESP